The nucleotide window GAACTTATTTCTACCGGTGAATTAAAGAACGGTGAGACAAAATTCATAGATTTAATGGTTGAAGATAAGATTGCAGGTTATTCTTCTTACAAATTCCATAAAGATGCTATCTATTTTAAGTAACTTTTAATGGACCCATATATGTGGGTCCATTTCTATATATCAAAGAAATCATCAGCCTTTGCTTTTGGATCCACCTCACGAATTACCTTCATTATCTTCTTTATAGTAGCTAAAGATGGCTCTCTCTTTCCAGATGACAAATCACTAATTGTATTTTTATTGACCTTTGCTTCCTTTGCCAACCAATTTTGAGAGATTCCTCGTTTATCTAGAAATTTACCCAGTCGTGATCTTGGTTTTCCTCCCCATAAGCTAAACATTTTTATACACCCCTTACCGTTTTTAAATACATTTTGACCATTTTTTTTACAAGCTATACTCAACGATTAGGAAAATTTTATTAACCAATTAGGAAAGTTGGACAAACGGTGCTGCATACCTTAAACCATCACCAGGTAAACCACCTGTAGAAATAAAAGTAAAGTATCTAGTAAACTTTTACAAACACTAATCCTAGTAAACTAATCATCACACTTTATGCGTGGTTATAGCTTTTATCAAATTTGTCTAAAGGAGTGATTGGAATGAATATGACAATCAACGAGTTTATGGCTAGAAAACACAAAAATCCACAATACCGTTTTCCTACTAAATGGAATGAAAGTATTAAAAAAACTGCCTACCCAGTAAAACTACTCTCGATTTCACCACTTGTCTTTATAGACCCTTTC belongs to Mangrovibacillus cuniculi and includes:
- a CDS encoding helix-turn-helix domain-containing protein — encoded protein: MFSLWGGKPRSRLGKFLDKRGISQNWLAKEAKVNKNTISDLSSGKREPSLATIKKIMKVIREVDPKAKADDFFDI